In Larimichthys crocea isolate SSNF chromosome VI, L_crocea_2.0, whole genome shotgun sequence, one genomic interval encodes:
- the mdfi gene encoding uncharacterized protein mdfi, whose protein sequence is MDEERSAPAISPEPPDDGDPSLPEPQPSSHATSTTERANSCPNPKPCPSEGEDVAHIYTEPLILRVNCTPERLQGSDGDKWNSSLSHTELTTPSRSVTSQPAARSTPAHHTQPCRTQPSSQLRNGAKHHAHTHSPHTHCPHHTHTPHTHALQSNGVRNGGTHEHPKLGSLPRGGSSTSSSSSAGPKHTKKLQSNPSITSQSSKRSKSSSKSNSSQIPTEAQDDCCVHCILACLFCEFLTLCNIVLDCATCGSCAGDDSCFCCCCVSEECGDCDLPCDMDCGIIDACCESADCLEICMECCSLCFSS, encoded by the exons CCACCTGATGATGGGGACCCCAGTCTACCGGAGCCACAACCCAGTTCCCACGCAACCTCGACCACAGAGAGAGCAAACAGCTGCCCGAACCCAAAGCCCTGTCCCAGTGAAGGTGAAG atgtggCCCACATCTATACTGAGCCCCTCATATTGAGGGTAAATTGCACCCCAGAAAGGTTGCAAGGCAGCGATGGAGACAAGTGGAACAGCAGCCTCTCACACACGGAGCTCACAACACCCAGCAGGAGTGTCACAT CTCAGCCAGCAGCCAGATCCACACCGGCCCACCACACCCAGCCATGTCGGACACAGCCCAGCAGCCAACTGCGCAATGGAGCCAagcaccacgcacacacacactctcctcacACGCACTGTCCACATCACACGCACACGCCTCACACACATGCCCTCCAGTCAAACGGTGTCAGGAACGGGGGCACTCATGAGCACCCTAAGCTGGGCTCCCTCCCGAGAGGCGGCTCAtccacctcctcgtcctcttcggCGGGACCCAAGCACACCAAGAAATTGCAGTCAAACCCCTCCATCACCTCCCAGAGCAGCAAGAGGAGCAAGAGCAGCTCCAAGAGCAACAGCTCCCAGATTCCCACAGAGGCACAGGACG actgctgtgttcactgtattCTGGCCTGCCTCTTTTGTGAGTTCCTAACTCTGTGCAACATCGTGCTGGACTGTGCCACCTGCGGCTCCTGCGCGGGGGACGACtcgtgtttctgctgctgctgcgtgtcCGAGGAGTGCGGTGACTGTGACCTGCCCTGCGACATGGACTGTGGCATCATCGACGCCTGCTGTGAGTCTGCAGACTGCCTGGAGATCTGCATGGAGTGCTGCAGCCTTTGCTTCTCCTCCTGA